One part of the Halobacteriovorax vibrionivorans genome encodes these proteins:
- the htpX gene encoding protease HtpX, which yields MLRVGLFILTNILVVATVGIILSLLGIPMHMNQGGYSFEMLIIFCSVWGFAGSFISLAMSKFMAKRMYPMTEISENDPNYGWVAQSVSNYAKLSGIKKPEVYIYNSNEVNAFATGPSRNNSMVAVSAGLIHTMSRDEAEGVIGHEVAHIANGDMVTMALVQGVVNAFVMILSRLAAMAISNAMRSEDDEGPGLGYFAQTMLVVVLDIVFGLLAIPITMWFSRFREYRADAGSARLAGREKMIAALRKLQQSTKMVDNSNPNMSAFKISSGTTMAEIFSSHPTLEKRIHALQSRSNI from the coding sequence ATGTTAAGAGTCGGACTCTTTATTCTCACTAATATCTTAGTTGTCGCAACAGTTGGAATTATCCTTAGTCTATTAGGGATTCCAATGCATATGAATCAAGGTGGATATAGCTTTGAAATGCTTATCATCTTCTGTTCTGTATGGGGATTTGCTGGATCATTTATTTCTTTGGCCATGTCAAAGTTTATGGCAAAAAGAATGTATCCAATGACTGAAATTAGTGAAAACGATCCTAATTACGGATGGGTTGCTCAATCTGTATCAAATTACGCTAAATTAAGTGGAATTAAGAAGCCAGAAGTCTATATTTACAACTCAAATGAAGTTAATGCATTTGCTACAGGGCCAAGTCGAAATAATTCCATGGTAGCAGTCTCTGCTGGACTTATTCATACCATGAGTCGTGATGAAGCAGAGGGTGTAATTGGACATGAAGTTGCCCATATTGCCAATGGTGACATGGTAACAATGGCACTTGTACAAGGTGTGGTAAACGCCTTTGTTATGATTTTATCTCGTTTAGCTGCCATGGCAATCTCAAATGCTATGCGTTCTGAAGACGATGAAGGACCTGGTCTTGGCTACTTTGCTCAAACAATGCTCGTTGTTGTTTTAGATATTGTCTTTGGACTACTGGCAATACCAATAACAATGTGGTTTTCACGCTTTCGCGAATATAGGGCCGATGCAGGAAGTGCGCGCCTTGCTGGACGTGAGAAAATGATTGCTGCTCTTAGAAAGCTGCAACAAAGTACTAAAATGGTTGATAATAGCAACCCTAATATGAGTGCTTTTAAAATCTCTAGTGGCACAACAATGGCCGAGATTTTTAGTTCTCACCCTACATTAGAAAAGAGAATACACGCTCTTCAAAGCCGTTCTAACATTTAA
- a CDS encoding M14 family metallopeptidase, translated as MKKLILAAWMLSQVTSYAHSSSTKASKVLTINAKSNYAKTLKSLQENGFDVLGVDIKNELIDVALTKDEFIEFKKYNFKINESRNDLLTSSIDERYLNSVEVEALMTEYAEKYPAIAKKIKIGETLEGRSIYAMKISDNVDEDEVSEPSVLFNGMHHSREIMTAEVTTDIIKELLTKYNKDQKITHWVDSNEIYVLPIVNIDGNIKVWEGENMWRKNARGGYGVDINRNYPTNWNACRGSSGWKFSQTYRGSEAASEPETNVLMNFVSQIKPVFNISYHAYSELVIYPYGCRGQRTLNREVVEGIGKELGRVLNYTPGTAWETLYSVDGSDIDWMYEEEQVIPYVIEVSPRSDGFQPSYDKRDPTVAHNRLGWQLLLDRLDGPMVRGINKNATTIKVENEDFSTEYRINPDGSYFIVLPEGSKASDFKLSFKK; from the coding sequence ATGAAGAAGTTAATCTTGGCAGCATGGATGCTGTCTCAAGTGACTAGCTATGCCCATAGCAGTTCTACAAAAGCATCAAAAGTACTTACCATCAACGCTAAATCAAATTACGCTAAAACTCTTAAAAGCCTGCAAGAAAATGGTTTTGATGTTCTTGGTGTGGATATTAAAAATGAGCTAATTGATGTGGCCCTAACGAAAGACGAATTCATTGAATTTAAAAAATATAATTTCAAAATCAACGAATCTCGAAATGATCTTCTTACAAGCTCTATTGATGAGCGCTATTTAAACTCTGTAGAAGTTGAAGCGCTTATGACTGAGTATGCTGAAAAATACCCCGCAATTGCAAAGAAAATCAAGATTGGAGAGACTCTAGAAGGACGCTCGATTTATGCAATGAAGATCTCAGATAATGTAGATGAAGATGAGGTTAGTGAGCCTTCTGTTTTATTTAATGGTATGCACCACTCACGTGAGATTATGACAGCAGAAGTAACGACAGACATTATTAAAGAGCTTTTAACGAAGTATAATAAAGATCAAAAGATTACTCATTGGGTAGATTCGAATGAGATTTATGTTCTTCCTATTGTGAATATTGATGGAAATATCAAAGTATGGGAAGGTGAGAATATGTGGCGCAAGAATGCGAGAGGTGGCTACGGTGTAGATATCAACCGAAACTATCCAACTAATTGGAATGCTTGTCGTGGTTCAAGTGGATGGAAATTCTCACAAACATATCGCGGAAGTGAAGCCGCAAGTGAGCCTGAAACTAATGTTCTTATGAACTTTGTCTCACAGATAAAACCAGTATTTAATATTTCTTATCACGCCTATTCAGAACTTGTTATTTACCCATATGGTTGCCGTGGCCAAAGAACTCTTAATCGTGAGGTTGTAGAGGGAATTGGAAAGGAGCTTGGACGTGTTTTAAATTATACTCCAGGGACTGCTTGGGAAACGCTGTATTCAGTAGATGGATCAGATATTGATTGGATGTATGAAGAAGAGCAAGTCATCCCTTATGTTATTGAGGTTAGTCCTCGCTCTGATGGCTTTCAACCATCTTATGATAAAAGAGATCCAACAGTTGCCCATAATCGTTTGGGTTGGCAGCTTCTCCTAGATCGTCTTGATGGCCCAATGGTAAGAGGAATTAATAAGAATGCAACAACGATAAAAGTTGAAAATGAAGATTTCTCAACAGAGTATCGTATTAATCCTGACGGAAGCTACTTTATTGTTCTGCCAGAAGGTAGTAAGGCTTCAGACTTTAAGCTTAGCTTTAAGAAGTAA
- a CDS encoding cyclic nucleotide-binding domain-containing protein, with translation MFNNKVLTKNEIIWNAIIFVAVIFTAIEAPFSFIFQTKIQKWQLVSDLIISGLFVGDLIFRFQKKREQNMKFTSKGHRLKWMTLMSVDLIASIPYDILSYALGFHAFTYFRLFRLVRVVRLFEIVSHLAFVPKAIKFTAILTVFSVAVHWISLCWIMIAPIDQAQVIDRTSHYITAMYWTVTTLTTIGYGDITPTTNQGRLFTMVIMILGVGVYGFVIGTVTKMVQDGERYKQQNREKMHDLASFMKHYNVPERLQQNVFSYYNHLVTKRLTENDNKIINELPQALQSELSVYMNMKLIRNLPFFKNLTSSCLKEVAGALEQKYYGPGQTIINIGETGSEMYIIGHGSVEVILSDGNVVATLHEGQIFGESALLHDTKRNANVRALGYCELYRLDKEQFDEITTRHDELIDRISSLTSRRSGDRSERHSSSVKRIQQKLKEQEEAA, from the coding sequence ATGTTTAATAACAAGGTCCTCACAAAGAATGAGATTATCTGGAACGCAATCATATTTGTTGCTGTAATCTTTACTGCTATTGAGGCACCTTTTTCGTTCATTTTTCAAACCAAGATTCAAAAGTGGCAATTAGTAAGTGATCTTATTATTTCAGGACTTTTTGTAGGTGATCTGATTTTTCGTTTTCAAAAGAAACGTGAACAAAATATGAAGTTCACATCTAAAGGCCATCGCTTAAAGTGGATGACACTTATGAGCGTCGATTTAATTGCCTCGATTCCTTATGATATCTTAAGTTACGCACTAGGCTTTCACGCTTTTACTTACTTTAGATTATTTCGCTTAGTACGAGTTGTAAGATTATTTGAAATAGTCTCACATCTTGCCTTTGTGCCTAAGGCCATTAAATTTACGGCCATTTTAACTGTCTTCTCTGTTGCAGTTCACTGGATTAGCTTATGCTGGATTATGATTGCTCCAATAGATCAGGCGCAAGTCATTGACCGAACTTCACATTATATTACGGCCATGTATTGGACGGTAACTACTCTTACAACAATTGGTTATGGAGATATTACTCCTACGACAAATCAAGGTCGCCTCTTTACGATGGTGATCATGATCTTAGGAGTTGGTGTTTATGGTTTTGTCATTGGTACTGTAACAAAAATGGTTCAAGATGGTGAGCGCTACAAGCAACAAAACCGTGAGAAGATGCATGATCTAGCAAGTTTTATGAAGCATTATAATGTTCCAGAGAGACTTCAACAAAATGTTTTCAGTTACTACAATCACCTTGTAACAAAGAGACTTACAGAAAACGATAATAAAATTATTAATGAATTACCTCAGGCCCTTCAAAGTGAGCTTTCAGTTTACATGAATATGAAGTTAATTCGAAATCTGCCATTCTTTAAGAATTTAACTTCAAGCTGCCTTAAAGAGGTTGCTGGTGCCCTTGAGCAAAAATACTACGGACCTGGGCAAACTATTATCAATATCGGTGAGACAGGAAGTGAGATGTATATCATTGGCCATGGTAGTGTTGAAGTAATTCTAAGCGATGGAAACGTTGTAGCAACTCTTCACGAAGGTCAAATCTTTGGTGAAAGTGCTCTCCTACACGACACTAAGAGAAATGCTAATGTTCGCGCTCTTGGATATTGTGAATTATACCGACTCGACAAAGAACAATTTGATGAAATCACAACACGTCATGATGAATTAATTGATCGAATCTCATCTCTAACCTCTCGTCGCTCAGGTGATCGCTCAGAGCGTCATTCTTCAAGCGTGAAACGCATTCAGCAAAAGCTTAAAGAACAAGAAGAAGCTGCGTAA
- a CDS encoding PLP-dependent decarboxylase codes for MLDKNITKELKKLTKRIDSSFYFYDLDKLEDHLRYIVENKDESIKLYYACKANPLSSILKLIRNLGIGIDVASKGELTQVVASGVKSSDIISTGPSKSRGYIRTLLEHEINCVVVESIYQLKWLNEQASEMGIKARALLRVQLEWDSKEKSVLGGDDITAFGLDEKGWKSLDLSEYENVEVIGYHVFQWGNILSASKLEEIWDHTCARINKLAQDMGVRPQVIDLGGGLGIPYQNESERIDFKDINAALVRLKKKHKLEKIWMELGRYAVGECGLYLSQVIDRKNVRGQEILVLDGGINHIARAALTNQAFPCEVLEECESKQNQEFHVHGPLCTSLDKLGVFDLPKDCDYGNWLVFTQCGAYGFTESMPFFLCHNLPAEVVKYKGDIMIPRTIKTSADWIE; via the coding sequence ATGTTAGATAAAAATATCACAAAAGAATTAAAGAAGTTAACGAAGAGAATCGACTCTTCGTTTTACTTCTATGATTTAGACAAACTTGAAGATCACTTACGCTACATCGTAGAGAACAAAGATGAGAGCATTAAACTTTACTATGCATGTAAAGCAAATCCCCTATCATCTATCTTAAAGCTCATTAGAAATTTAGGAATTGGAATTGATGTGGCATCAAAGGGTGAATTAACTCAAGTTGTTGCAAGTGGAGTTAAATCTAGCGATATTATCTCAACAGGCCCAAGTAAATCTCGCGGCTATATAAGAACTCTCTTAGAACATGAAATCAATTGCGTTGTGGTTGAAAGTATCTATCAATTAAAATGGCTAAATGAACAGGCCAGTGAGATGGGAATAAAGGCACGCGCTCTATTAAGAGTTCAACTAGAGTGGGATAGCAAGGAAAAATCTGTTCTTGGTGGCGATGACATCACCGCATTTGGCCTAGATGAAAAAGGGTGGAAATCACTAGATCTAAGCGAGTATGAAAATGTGGAAGTGATTGGCTACCACGTCTTCCAATGGGGGAATATTTTAAGTGCATCAAAGCTTGAAGAAATTTGGGATCACACATGTGCTCGAATTAACAAACTAGCTCAAGATATGGGTGTAAGACCTCAAGTTATTGATCTCGGCGGAGGACTTGGTATCCCTTACCAAAACGAAAGTGAGCGAATTGATTTCAAGGATATTAATGCAGCTCTAGTGCGCCTTAAGAAAAAGCATAAACTTGAAAAGATCTGGATGGAGCTTGGCCGCTACGCCGTTGGTGAGTGTGGACTATACCTAAGCCAAGTTATTGATCGCAAAAACGTTAGAGGACAAGAAATTCTCGTACTTGATGGTGGAATAAATCATATTGCAAGGGCCGCACTCACAAATCAGGCCTTTCCCTGCGAAGTTCTTGAAGAATGTGAATCTAAGCAGAATCAAGAATTTCATGTACATGGTCCATTGTGTACATCTCTAGATAAGCTTGGCGTATTTGATCTTCCAAAAGATTGCGATTATGGAAATTGGTTAGTGTTCACCCAATGCGGAGCATACGGTTTTACTGAAAGTATGCCATTTTTCCTATGCCATAACCTACCTGCAGAAGTTGTTAAGTACAAAGGTGATATCATGATCCCACGTACAATTAAAACTAGTGCAGATTGGATTGAGTAA
- a CDS encoding succinylglutamate desuccinylase/aspartoacylase domain-containing protein, which yields MLTKRSQIIDETNQGQYALNIYELTPEKINENAPIVYIQANVHGAELQGNMAILKLLNLLEDKKINSKITLIPNANPYATSVKMGTYTYGRFNPITGDNWNRMYLDFFSQSQGQGLISDDEIKECKSKQDYKILIKNKVNEYRRYHQEYGINENKNLFITLQELASDADIVLDLHTAGVGCRYVYGPDYLKEQMKELNFPFNLVIPPEFGGAMDEATFYPWVKFHEIHKSENTFESYTLELGSEEIIDSKAGKADAINIFNYLVKKGVIEDKEIECPKNEATFCLLKDYKSFFAPKSGFVEYHKSPGEFFKKGEKIMSLYHFDKMERPEEVITPILAPVDGIVINHAPSSNVKRGMNILEAFTNFTS from the coding sequence ATGTTAACGAAAAGATCTCAAATTATTGATGAAACCAATCAAGGGCAATACGCACTCAATATCTATGAATTAACACCAGAAAAAATTAATGAAAATGCACCGATAGTCTATATACAAGCAAATGTTCACGGCGCAGAACTTCAAGGGAATATGGCCATATTAAAACTTTTAAATCTCTTAGAAGACAAAAAGATTAATAGTAAGATCACCCTAATTCCAAATGCTAATCCTTATGCAACTTCTGTAAAAATGGGAACCTACACTTATGGACGATTCAACCCTATTACCGGTGATAATTGGAATCGCATGTATTTGGACTTCTTCTCACAGTCACAAGGACAAGGCCTTATAAGTGATGATGAAATCAAGGAGTGCAAATCAAAACAAGATTATAAAATTCTTATAAAAAATAAAGTTAATGAGTATCGTCGCTATCACCAAGAGTATGGAATAAATGAGAATAAGAATCTCTTTATCACTCTCCAGGAACTTGCCAGTGATGCCGACATTGTCCTAGATCTTCACACGGCCGGTGTTGGATGTCGTTATGTCTATGGCCCAGATTACTTGAAAGAACAAATGAAAGAATTAAACTTTCCATTTAACCTAGTTATTCCTCCAGAATTTGGTGGGGCCATGGATGAGGCAACTTTTTATCCATGGGTAAAATTTCATGAAATTCATAAGAGTGAAAATACATTTGAATCCTACACTCTCGAATTAGGAAGTGAAGAGATCATCGATTCTAAAGCAGGCAAGGCCGATGCGATCAATATATTTAACTACCTAGTTAAAAAAGGTGTCATCGAAGATAAAGAAATAGAATGTCCAAAAAATGAAGCAACATTTTGCTTACTTAAAGACTACAAATCATTCTTTGCACCAAAGTCAGGTTTTGTGGAATACCATAAGTCACCTGGTGAATTCTTTAAAAAAGGTGAAAAGATTATGAGTCTATACCACTTTGATAAGATGGAGAGGCCAGAAGAGGTCATAACCCCTATTTTGGCCCCAGTTGATGGCATCGTCATAAATCATGCCCCAAGTTCAAATGTGAAAAGGGGCATGAATATATTAGAGGCCTTTACAAATTTTACTTCTTAA